GTAGTATACCCTTATGTCAAGGGCGGCGCGGAAAAACGCATATACGAGATGTCAAGGCGTCTTGCGGCAAGCGGCAACGAAGTACACGTATTTAGCGCAAAATGGTGGGAAGGCCCTTCTGTCATGGTAAAGGACGGCGTGACATATCACGGCGTCTCCAGGGCACGAAGCCTGTATGCCGGTGACCGCAGGTCGATATTCGAAGCGGTGCTGTTCGGCGCTTCCCTCGTTATTCCCTTATTGAAAGAAAAGTTCGACGTCATTGACTGTAATCAGCATCCCTATTTTTCCATATTCTCCTGTAAGCTGGCATCAGTGATAAAAGGCGGAAAGTTTTTTGTGACGTGGCACGAGCTCTGGGGTGATTACTGGTATGAGTATATGGGGTTTGCCGGCTTTTTCGGTAAGACTGTTGAGAAAATAACTTCACTTCTGCCTGACCGCATAATATCTGTATCGAAAAAGACAGCGTCAGACCTTATCGCTTCCGGCATAAGCGAGAATAAAGTGATCACCGTGCCGAACGGGATATCATACAAATCGATCAAGGACATCAGCCCTTCGAATGATGGGCACGACGTTGTTTTTGCCGGACGGCTTATAAAAGACAAGCATGTCCGCGATCTGCTCGGTGCATGCTCTGTCGCAAAAGAGACCATCCCGGACCTTAAAGCACTTATAATCGGCGACGGCCCTGAAAAAGACCTTCTTCAGGACATGACAGTAGAGCTGGATCTTCAGGATAACGTGAAGTTTGCCGGCAGGCTGGAAGAATCGAGCCTGATAGCTTCGATAAAGTCATCCCGCGTATTCGTGCTGCCGTCGACCAGGGAGGGCTTCAGCATCACCACTCTTGAAGCGCTCGCCTGCGGCACCCCGGTGATAACGGTCAGGGGAAAAAAGAATTATGCGACCGAATTGATCGAGGATGGAGTTACAGGGCTGATTGTCGACCTGGACTATAATAGTATCTGCGATGGAATATTACAATTGT
The nucleotide sequence above comes from Methanooceanicella nereidis. Encoded proteins:
- a CDS encoding glycosyltransferase family 4 protein produces the protein MRIAFVTDVVYPYVKGGAEKRIYEMSRRLAASGNEVHVFSAKWWEGPSVMVKDGVTYHGVSRARSLYAGDRRSIFEAVLFGASLVIPLLKEKFDVIDCNQHPYFSIFSCKLASVIKGGKFFVTWHELWGDYWYEYMGFAGFFGKTVEKITSLLPDRIISVSKKTASDLIASGISENKVITVPNGISYKSIKDISPSNDGHDVVFAGRLIKDKHVRDLLGACSVAKETIPDLKALIIGDGPEKDLLQDMTVELDLQDNVKFAGRLEESSLIASIKSSRVFVLPSTREGFSITTLEALACGTPVITVRGKKNYATELIEDGVTGLIVDLDYNSICDGILQLLKDENRRKTMSEKCVVSVKDYDWDMLASKLLKTYREF